A stretch of Pseudomonas taetrolens DNA encodes these proteins:
- a CDS encoding LLM class flavin-dependent oxidoreductase, producing the protein MTRLSDIKFSTLDLVPVRENGSAAQSLRNSLDLAQHVEKFGYNRFWVAEHHNMDGIASSATSVLIGYLAGGTSTIRVGSGGVMLPNHAPLVIAEQFGTLESLYPGRIDLGLGRAPGSDQMTARALRRERSGSADDFPQDVAELMRYLGPRTPDQRVIAMPGTGTHVPIWLLGSSLFSAQLAGEQGLPYAFASHFAPRLMHEAIRVYRNHFKPSAVLDKPYVMLGVPLVAADTDEQAEYLATSVYQRILALMRGQSLVQRPPVETMDGLWLPHEKDAVMSFLGLAMVGSPGKIRAKLEKLVDQTQADELIFTSDLYEHADRIRSYELLAQVMKQA; encoded by the coding sequence ATGACACGTTTGTCCGATATCAAATTCTCTACCCTCGACCTGGTACCCGTGCGCGAAAATGGCAGCGCCGCTCAGTCGTTGCGCAATTCGCTGGATCTGGCCCAGCACGTGGAAAAATTTGGCTACAACCGTTTCTGGGTGGCTGAACACCACAACATGGATGGCATTGCCAGCTCGGCCACCTCGGTGTTGATTGGCTATCTGGCAGGTGGCACGTCGACTATTCGCGTCGGCTCGGGCGGGGTCATGCTGCCCAACCATGCGCCGCTGGTCATCGCCGAGCAGTTTGGCACCCTCGAAAGCCTGTACCCCGGGCGCATTGATCTGGGCTTGGGGCGTGCGCCCGGCTCGGACCAGATGACCGCGCGCGCCTTGCGCCGCGAACGCTCCGGCAGCGCGGACGATTTCCCGCAGGATGTGGCCGAACTGATGCGTTATTTGGGCCCTCGCACTCCCGATCAACGCGTGATTGCCATGCCGGGCACCGGGACCCATGTGCCGATCTGGTTGCTCGGCTCCAGCCTGTTCAGTGCGCAACTGGCGGGTGAGCAGGGGCTGCCTTATGCCTTTGCCTCACATTTCGCGCCACGTTTGATGCATGAAGCCATTCGCGTGTACCGCAATCACTTCAAACCCTCGGCAGTCCTCGACAAGCCTTATGTGATGCTCGGTGTGCCGCTGGTCGCGGCGGATACCGATGAGCAGGCGGAGTATCTGGCGACGTCGGTCTATCAACGGATTCTGGCGCTGATGCGCGGACAGAGCCTGGTACAGCGACCACCGGTTGAAACGATGGATGGTTTGTGGCTGCCCCATGAAAAAGATGCGGTGATGAGTTTTCTGGGGCTGGCAATGGTCGGCAGCCCGGGGAAAATCAGGGCCAAGCTGGAAAAGCTGGTGGACCAGACCCAGGCCGACGAGCTGATTTTCACCAGTGACCTGTATGAGCACGCCGACCGCATTCGTTCGTACGAGTTGCTGGCTCAGGTAATGAAGCAGGCTTAA
- a CDS encoding DUF1161 domain-containing protein: MKKSLLAIGLLSLAGTAFAAGKPCEELKSEIAAKIEAKGASHYSLEVVDKGTATDGKVVGSCEAGTKEIVYKRG; the protein is encoded by the coding sequence ATGAAAAAAAGCCTGTTAGCTATAGGCTTGCTCAGTTTGGCGGGCACAGCGTTCGCCGCGGGCAAACCGTGCGAAGAACTGAAAAGCGAGATCGCTGCGAAAATCGAAGCCAAAGGCGCTTCGCACTACTCGCTGGAAGTCGTGGACAAAGGCACTGCAACAGACGGGAAGGTAGTGGGCTCCTGCGAAGCCGGCACCAAAGAGATCGTTTACAAGCGCGGTTAA
- a CDS encoding dodecin: MSDHHTYKKIELVGSSPSSIEDAISNALAEAHKSIKHLEWFEVVDTRGHIKDGKVAHYQVTLKVGFRIATS; the protein is encoded by the coding sequence ATGTCTGACCACCACACCTACAAAAAAATCGAACTGGTAGGCTCGTCCCCGAGCAGCATAGAAGACGCCATCAGTAATGCACTCGCAGAAGCCCACAAAAGCATCAAACACCTGGAGTGGTTCGAGGTAGTCGACACCCGGGGCCATATCAAGGACGGCAAAGTGGCGCATTACCAGGTCACACTCAAGGTGGGTTTCAGGATTGCCACCAGCTAA
- a CDS encoding DUF883 family protein produces MASNSLRKASLQSMEAEIESLLKSLESLKDDASDESKKTLKALKGNAENALKHSRHLLSDAYEEVKAKTRETGIATREYAQEHPYATAGVAIGALGLLAAFLLCKRGH; encoded by the coding sequence ATGGCTAGCAATTCTTTACGTAAAGCCTCATTGCAAAGCATGGAAGCTGAGATCGAGAGCCTGCTGAAGTCTCTGGAAAGCCTCAAGGACGACGCTTCAGACGAGTCCAAAAAAACGCTCAAGGCGCTGAAAGGCAATGCCGAGAACGCGCTTAAGCATTCGCGCCACCTGCTCAGCGATGCTTATGAAGAAGTGAAGGCCAAAACGCGCGAAACCGGGATTGCCACTCGCGAATACGCACAAGAACATCCGTATGCTACCGCGGGTGTTGCGATTGGTGCGTTGGGTCTGCTGGCGGCTTTTCTGCTGTGCAAGCGCGGTCACTGA
- a CDS encoding LysR family transcriptional regulator — protein sequence MSRDLPPLNALRAFEATARLSSVSLAAEQLNVTHGAVSRQLKVLEEHLGISLFIKEGRGLKLTEAGMRLRDASSEAFDRLRNVCTELTQSHIDAPFVLGCSGSLLARWFIPRLGRLNADLPDLRLHLSAGEGDLDPRRPGLDALLVFAEPPWPADMQVYELASERIGPVLSPRSTRYAQLAGAPASALLGESLLHTTSRPQAWPSWARQQALDPKDLKYGQGFEHLYYLLEAAVAGLGVAIAPEPLVAEDVRAGRLAAPWGFKETSAQLALWLPKRAADGRARQLAQWLKAELARDADQ from the coding sequence ATGAGCCGCGACCTCCCTCCCCTGAATGCCTTGCGCGCCTTCGAGGCCACTGCCCGCCTGAGCAGCGTAAGCCTCGCTGCCGAGCAGTTGAACGTCACCCACGGTGCCGTTAGCCGACAACTCAAAGTGCTCGAAGAGCACCTTGGGATCAGCCTGTTTATCAAGGAGGGCCGAGGGCTGAAGCTCACCGAGGCTGGTATGCGCTTGCGCGACGCCAGCAGCGAAGCCTTTGATCGCCTGCGTAACGTGTGCACTGAACTCACGCAAAGCCATATCGACGCGCCCTTTGTACTCGGCTGTTCGGGCAGTCTGCTGGCACGCTGGTTTATCCCCCGGCTGGGACGCCTGAATGCCGACCTGCCGGATTTGCGCTTGCACTTGTCGGCCGGTGAAGGCGATCTGGACCCTCGCCGCCCGGGGCTGGATGCCTTGCTGGTCTTTGCCGAGCCCCCATGGCCGGCGGACATGCAGGTGTATGAACTGGCCAGCGAACGTATCGGGCCGGTGCTCAGTCCACGCTCGACCCGCTATGCGCAGCTGGCCGGAGCGCCCGCCAGTGCCCTGTTGGGTGAATCTCTATTGCACACCACCTCACGCCCTCAGGCGTGGCCAAGCTGGGCACGGCAACAGGCACTCGATCCGAAAGACTTGAAGTACGGGCAAGGGTTTGAACATTTGTATTATTTGCTGGAAGCCGCCGTGGCTGGTCTGGGGGTCGCGATTGCCCCTGAACCGCTGGTAGCCGAGGACGTTCGGGCAGGACGCCTGGCTGCACCGTGGGGTTTCAAGGAAACCTCGGCGCAGCTAGCGTTATGGTTGCCCAAGCGCGCCGCAGATGGGCGCGCCCGGCAACTGGCGCAATGGCTCAAGGCTGAGCTTGCGCGTGACGCCGATCAGTGA
- the trpB gene encoding tryptophan synthase subunit beta, which produces MTQSTLRTGPDANGLFGSFGGRYVAETLMPLILDLDREYEQAKTDPEFIKELAYFQRDYVGRPSPLYFAERLTEFCGGAKIYLKREELNHTGAHKINNCIGQILLARRMGKKRIIAETGAGMHGVATATVAARFGLQCVIYMGTTDIERQQANVFRMKLLGAEVIPVVAGTGTLKDAMNEALRDWVTNVDSTFYLIGTVAGPHPYPAMVRDFQAVIGKETRDQMQAQEGRLPDSLVACIGGGSNAMGLFHPFLDDTSVEIIGVEAAGYGIETGKHAASLNGGEPGVLHGNRTFLLQDDDGQIIDAHSISAGLDYPGIGPEHAWLHDIGRVEYTSVTDAEALDAFHKCCRLEGIIPALESAHALAEVFKRAPTLPSDHLMVVNLSGRGDKDMQTVMHHMEQSQQEKHS; this is translated from the coding sequence ATGACTCAATCCACTTTGCGTACCGGCCCTGATGCCAATGGCCTGTTTGGCTCATTTGGCGGCCGCTACGTGGCTGAAACCCTGATGCCGCTGATCCTTGATCTGGACCGCGAGTATGAGCAGGCCAAGACCGATCCGGAATTCATCAAAGAGCTGGCGTACTTTCAGCGCGACTACGTGGGACGCCCGAGCCCGCTGTACTTCGCCGAGCGCCTGACCGAGTTTTGTGGCGGCGCCAAGATTTACCTCAAGCGCGAAGAGCTGAACCACACCGGCGCGCACAAGATCAACAACTGCATCGGCCAGATCCTGCTGGCGCGACGCATGGGCAAAAAACGCATCATCGCCGAGACCGGCGCCGGCATGCACGGTGTGGCCACCGCCACCGTGGCAGCCCGCTTTGGCCTGCAGTGCGTGATCTACATGGGCACTACCGATATCGAGCGTCAGCAGGCCAACGTGTTTCGCATGAAGCTGTTGGGAGCCGAGGTGATTCCGGTCGTGGCCGGCACCGGCACCCTCAAGGATGCGATGAACGAAGCCCTGCGCGACTGGGTGACCAATGTCGACAGCACTTTCTACCTGATTGGCACAGTGGCAGGTCCGCATCCGTATCCCGCGATGGTGCGCGACTTCCAGGCCGTGATCGGCAAGGAAACCCGCGATCAGATGCAAGCCCAGGAAGGCCGCCTGCCGGACAGCCTGGTGGCCTGCATCGGTGGTGGCTCGAACGCAATGGGCCTGTTTCACCCGTTTCTGGACGACACCAGCGTCGAAATCATCGGTGTTGAAGCTGCAGGCTATGGCATTGAAACCGGCAAGCACGCCGCCAGTCTTAACGGTGGCGAGCCAGGCGTGTTGCACGGTAACCGTACCTTCCTGTTGCAGGACGACGATGGTCAGATCATCGACGCCCATTCGATTTCCGCCGGGCTCGACTACCCGGGTATCGGGCCGGAACACGCGTGGTTGCACGACATTGGCCGCGTTGAATACACCTCGGTAACCGATGCCGAAGCCCTGGATGCGTTCCATAAATGCTGCCGCCTTGAAGGCATCATTCCGGCACTGGAAAGCGCCCACGCCCTGGCCGAAGTGTTCAAGCGCGCACCGACCCTGCCGTCGGATCACCTGATGGTGGTCAACCTGTCCGGTCGAGGCGACAAAGACATGCAAACCGTGATGCACCACATGGAACAGTCCCAGCAGGAGAAACACTCATGA
- the trpA gene encoding tryptophan synthase subunit alpha, whose translation MSRLQTRFAELKEQNRAALVTFVTAGDPTYDTSLAILKGLPAAGADVIELGMPFTDPMADGPAIQLANIRALGAKQNLAKTLQMVREFREGNSDTPLVLMGYFNPIHHYGVPAFIAEAKAAGVDGLIVVDMPPEHNSELCDPAQAAGLDFIRLTTPTTDDARLPKVLTGSSGFVYYVSVAGVTGAGSATTEQVSTAIERLRRHTDLPISVGFGIRTPEQAAAIARLADGVVVGSALIDKIENAATPEHAVDGVLSLCAALAEGVRKARH comes from the coding sequence ATGAGCCGCCTGCAAACACGTTTTGCCGAACTCAAGGAACAAAACCGTGCCGCCCTGGTGACGTTCGTCACGGCCGGTGATCCGACTTACGACACGTCGTTGGCCATCCTCAAGGGCTTGCCTGCTGCGGGTGCTGATGTGATCGAGCTGGGCATGCCCTTCACCGATCCGATGGCGGACGGCCCGGCGATTCAGCTGGCCAATATCCGTGCGTTGGGTGCGAAACAGAACCTGGCAAAAACCCTGCAAATGGTTCGTGAATTCCGTGAAGGCAACAGCGATACGCCGCTGGTGCTGATGGGCTACTTCAACCCGATCCACCATTACGGCGTGCCAGCCTTTATTGCCGAGGCCAAGGCGGCAGGTGTCGATGGCCTGATCGTGGTCGACATGCCACCGGAGCACAACAGCGAGCTGTGTGACCCGGCGCAGGCGGCGGGCCTGGACTTCATTCGCCTGACGACCCCGACCACCGACGATGCGCGCCTGCCAAAAGTGCTGACGGGCAGCTCGGGCTTTGTGTACTACGTGTCGGTGGCGGGTGTAACCGGCGCAGGTTCAGCCACGACTGAACAAGTGAGCACGGCCATTGAACGCCTGCGTCGGCACACCGATTTGCCGATCAGCGTGGGCTTCGGCATTCGTACTCCTGAGCAGGCAGCCGCGATTGCCCGCCTGGCGGATGGCGTGGTGGTGGGTTCGGCACTGATCGACAAGATCGAAAATGCCGCAACGCCTGAGCATGCGGTCGATGGCGTGTTGAGCCTGTGTGCGGCGCTGGCAGAGGGCGTGCGCAAGGCACGGCACTAA
- the epsC gene encoding serine O-acetyltransferase EpsC, with protein sequence MIDRSNPWQLQSIVSQLRTARNQWRTQNGRVSGELGGRELPSRAAMADILEALCGALFPMRLGPVDLREESEDFYVGHTLDVALNALLAQAKLELRYAARQAGQPDDSVSATATLLIQDFALALPGLRSILDTDVLAAYHGDPAARSVDEVLLCYPGILAVIHHRLAHHLYRAGLPLLARISAEIAHSATGIDIHPGAQIGRSFFIDHGTGVVIGETAIIGERVRIYQAVTLGAKRFPADESGQLQKGHPRHPIVEDDVVIYAGATILGRITIGQGSTIGGNVWLTRSVPAGCNLTQANLLHDDGTQK encoded by the coding sequence GTGATTGATCGTTCCAATCCTTGGCAACTGCAAAGCATCGTCAGCCAGCTGCGGACAGCGCGCAATCAGTGGCGCACACAAAACGGGCGTGTCAGTGGCGAACTCGGCGGGCGAGAGCTGCCCTCAAGAGCAGCCATGGCCGATATTCTTGAAGCGCTGTGCGGAGCCTTGTTTCCGATGCGCTTGGGGCCGGTTGATCTGCGCGAAGAGAGCGAAGACTTTTACGTCGGACACACCCTGGATGTCGCCCTCAATGCCTTGCTGGCTCAAGCCAAGCTGGAATTGCGCTACGCCGCACGGCAAGCCGGCCAGCCCGATGACAGCGTCTCGGCCACCGCAACCTTGTTGATCCAGGATTTTGCCCTGGCGTTACCGGGCCTGCGCAGCATTCTGGATACCGACGTGCTGGCCGCGTATCACGGCGACCCGGCGGCCCGCAGTGTGGATGAAGTGCTGTTGTGCTATCCGGGGATTCTGGCGGTGATTCACCATCGACTCGCCCATCATCTGTACCGAGCCGGATTGCCCTTGCTCGCGCGGATCAGCGCAGAAATCGCCCACTCGGCCACCGGTATCGACATTCACCCCGGCGCGCAGATCGGCCGAAGCTTCTTTATTGACCACGGGACAGGCGTGGTCATCGGGGAAACCGCGATTATCGGCGAACGTGTGCGGATTTATCAGGCTGTGACCTTGGGTGCCAAGCGCTTCCCGGCAGATGAATCGGGGCAGTTGCAGAAGGGGCATCCGCGTCATCCGATTGTGGAAGACGATGTGGTGATCTATGCCGGGGCCACGATTCTGGGGCGAATCACGATTGGCCAGGGATCGACCATTGGCGGCAATGTGTGGCTGACCCGCAGCGTGCCCGCCGGTTGCAACCTGACCCAGGCCAATTTGCTGCACGACGACGGGACACAAAAATAG
- a CDS encoding M16 family metallopeptidase, with product MRCLLFLCLLLGATQSFALDRSNVEGYQLPNGLQLILKPGNDRGHVAIRLVVGVGLDDFSCANQQLPHLLEHLLFSGIDDAGEGGLEERMQALGGEWNAFTSHADTTFVIEAPAKNQRKILDLLLSLLTQTQLTEQRIDDAKQVVEREDGGHYSHLQRWLDRQDLGHSASNQLAVELGLKCAERAEVHDLTRQQLETVRQNWYAPNNMTLIVVGDLDRLLPAYLERTYGALDPVEPSEHKPLAAIESRADAERVLVRGTVGDTAKLHWLLPEPVLEKQGDQTWNLLRDYLEWALYSELRLKHGLSYGPWAEREVFGGVGFLSLNADLARDDVPKAQEVMANLKAQLLKDGLDPERFARLKQAAIARQAWAVQGNSALADYYWASLGEYDDGRFADPARQLQSISLKQANVAMRELFAEPGYVRIEKPLFSYNSLSLIILGLLGLLIILAVGWRRWRQRRHSNK from the coding sequence ATGCGTTGCCTGCTATTCCTCTGCCTGCTGCTGGGCGCCACCCAGAGCTTCGCACTCGATCGATCCAACGTGGAGGGCTACCAGCTCCCCAATGGCCTGCAACTGATCCTCAAGCCAGGTAACGATCGTGGACATGTGGCCATTCGCCTGGTGGTCGGCGTCGGGCTGGATGATTTCAGCTGCGCCAATCAACAGCTGCCTCATCTGCTGGAGCACCTGCTGTTCAGTGGTATCGATGACGCGGGCGAAGGGGGCCTTGAAGAGCGCATGCAAGCCCTGGGCGGTGAATGGAATGCCTTCACCAGTCATGCCGACACAACGTTCGTGATTGAGGCGCCGGCTAAAAATCAGCGCAAAATCCTCGATCTTCTGCTGAGCCTGCTCACCCAAACCCAACTGACCGAACAGCGTATCGATGACGCCAAACAGGTGGTCGAGCGTGAAGACGGTGGCCACTATTCACACCTGCAACGCTGGCTCGACCGTCAGGACCTGGGGCATAGCGCCAGCAATCAACTGGCCGTTGAACTGGGTCTTAAATGCGCGGAACGGGCAGAAGTGCATGACCTGACGCGCCAGCAACTCGAAACCGTACGGCAAAACTGGTACGCCCCGAACAACATGACACTGATTGTCGTGGGGGATCTGGACCGCCTGCTGCCGGCCTACCTGGAACGTACGTATGGCGCGCTCGATCCGGTAGAGCCCAGTGAGCACAAGCCTTTGGCTGCCATCGAGTCCAGGGCCGATGCCGAGCGCGTGCTGGTGCGTGGCACCGTGGGCGACACGGCCAAGCTGCACTGGCTATTGCCGGAACCGGTGCTGGAGAAGCAAGGCGACCAAACCTGGAACCTGCTCAGGGATTATCTGGAGTGGGCCTTGTACAGCGAGCTGAGGCTCAAACATGGGTTGTCTTACGGGCCATGGGCGGAGCGCGAAGTGTTCGGCGGTGTCGGCTTTTTAAGCCTGAATGCTGACCTCGCCCGCGATGATGTGCCCAAAGCGCAGGAGGTCATGGCGAACCTCAAAGCCCAATTGCTCAAGGATGGACTCGACCCCGAGCGCTTCGCCCGCCTCAAGCAGGCGGCCATTGCCCGACAGGCCTGGGCAGTGCAAGGCAACAGTGCGCTGGCTGATTATTACTGGGCTTCACTGGGTGAATATGACGACGGGCGTTTTGCCGATCCGGCCAGACAACTGCAGAGCATCAGCCTCAAGCAGGCCAACGTGGCCATGCGCGAGTTATTTGCTGAACCCGGGTATGTGCGTATCGAAAAACCCCTGTTCAGTTACAACAGCTTGAGCCTGATCATCCTGGGCCTGCTGGGGCTGCTGATTATCCTGGCGGTCGGCTGGAGACGCTGGCGTCAGCGTCGACACTCTAATAAATGA
- a CDS encoding Na/Pi cotransporter family protein: MLTLLNLLSAVALLIWGTHIVRTGILRVYGSNLRHVIGQNVSRRMFAFVAGIVVTAMVQSSNATAMLVTSFVGQGLMTLTPALATMLGADVGTALMARVLTFDLSWLSPLLIFLGVIFFLSRKQTRAGQLGRVGIGLGLIILALQLIVEAAAPITHAQGVKVIFASLTGDILLDALIGAVFAMVSYSSLAAVLLTATLAGAGMISLPVAVGLVIGANIGSGVLAFLSTSMQNAAGRQVALGSLLYKLIGLLLVIPVLDPLVAWMDSLNYSAQELVIGFHLLYNTLRCFVLLPTVGIMARFCAWLLPEREHLNGAIKPRHLDPTALQTPGLALANAVRETLRIGDLIDNMLVNMRDVLHGKQTAMTQEMRTLSDDVEVLYSSVKLYLAQMPREDLSEQDSRRWAEIIELAINLKLASDLIERMLRKVQQQKTAMRRSFSEDGLEELSGLHSQLIDNLRLGLTVFLSADPQSARQLLREKRRFRAQERRLAHAHVSRLQRKVLQSIETSSLHLELIADMKRLNSLFCSSAYVVLETSEIGALQLDDAVDTHHSP, from the coding sequence ATGCTGACCCTGCTCAATCTGCTTTCCGCCGTAGCCCTGTTGATCTGGGGTACGCACATTGTCCGAACTGGCATCTTGCGGGTGTACGGTTCAAACCTGCGCCATGTGATTGGACAAAACGTGTCCCGGCGCATGTTTGCATTTGTCGCCGGCATCGTGGTCACGGCCATGGTTCAGAGCAGTAACGCCACCGCCATGCTGGTCACTTCGTTTGTGGGCCAGGGCCTGATGACGCTCACGCCCGCACTGGCCACCATGCTCGGCGCCGATGTCGGGACGGCTTTGATGGCCCGAGTACTGACCTTCGACCTGTCGTGGCTGTCACCGCTGCTGATTTTTCTCGGGGTAATCTTCTTTCTGTCACGCAAGCAGACCCGCGCCGGGCAACTTGGCCGGGTCGGCATCGGTCTGGGCCTGATCATTCTGGCGCTGCAATTGATTGTCGAAGCAGCCGCGCCCATCACTCATGCCCAAGGCGTGAAGGTGATATTCGCCTCATTGACCGGTGACATCCTGCTCGACGCCTTGATCGGTGCCGTGTTCGCGATGGTGTCTTATTCAAGCCTGGCGGCGGTACTGCTGACAGCCACGCTGGCCGGTGCCGGAATGATCAGTTTGCCGGTGGCCGTGGGGCTGGTGATTGGCGCCAACATTGGCAGCGGCGTGCTGGCGTTCCTCAGCACCAGCATGCAAAACGCCGCCGGACGCCAAGTGGCCCTGGGCAGCCTGTTGTACAAGTTGATCGGCCTGCTGCTGGTCATTCCCGTTCTCGACCCGCTCGTGGCCTGGATGGACAGCCTGAATTACAGCGCACAGGAGCTGGTGATCGGCTTTCACCTGCTCTACAACACCCTGCGCTGCTTCGTGCTTTTGCCCACGGTGGGCATTATGGCGCGGTTCTGCGCCTGGTTACTGCCCGAACGCGAGCACCTCAACGGAGCGATCAAACCGCGCCACCTGGACCCGACTGCGCTGCAAACACCTGGCCTGGCACTGGCCAATGCGGTTCGCGAAACCCTGCGCATCGGCGACCTGATCGACAACATGCTGGTCAACATGCGCGACGTGTTGCACGGTAAACAAACCGCGATGACCCAAGAGATGCGCACCCTCAGCGATGACGTTGAAGTGTTGTACAGCTCGGTCAAGTTGTACCTGGCGCAAATGCCCCGTGAAGACTTGAGCGAACAGGACAGTCGGCGCTGGGCAGAAATCATTGAGCTGGCGATTAACCTCAAGCTCGCCAGCGATCTGATCGAGCGCATGCTGCGCAAAGTGCAGCAGCAAAAAACCGCGATGCGACGCTCTTTCTCCGAAGATGGCCTTGAGGAGCTGTCCGGCTTGCACAGCCAACTGATCGATAACCTGCGCCTGGGCCTGACCGTGTTTCTCAGTGCCGACCCGCAGAGCGCCCGTCAGTTGCTGCGGGAAAAACGTCGTTTTCGCGCCCAGGAACGGCGCCTGGCTCACGCCCACGTCAGCCGCCTGCAACGTAAAGTGCTACAAAGCATCGAAACCAGCTCACTGCACCTGGAGCTGATTGCCGACATGAAGCGCCTTAACTCGCTCTTTTGCAGCAGCGCCTACGTCGTACTGGAAACCTCGGAAATCGGCGCCCTGCAACTCGATGACGCCGTCGATACCCATCATTCGCCTTGA
- a CDS encoding CitMHS family transporter, translating to MLTFLGFAMVITFMYLIMTKRLSALIALILIPILFAVFGGFAPKIGPMMLEGISKLAPTGVMLMFAILYFALMIDSGLFDPAVRKILKLVKGDPLKVSVGTAVLALVVSLDGDGATTYMICVAAMLPLYSRIGMSPRIMAGLIILAGGVMNMTPWGGPTARAASALHVDPSDIFVPMIPAMLAGVVAILAIAWFYGKRERARLGELHLHGDEIDHSEISVSQFPDARRPKLIWFNGLLTLALMVTLIAGLLPLPVLFMVAFSIAMVVNYPCLQQQKDRVAAHAGSVLAVVGLIFAAGIFTGILSGTGMVDAMSKSLLGVIPPALGPYLAVITALVSMPFTFFMSNDAFYYGVLPVLAEAASHYGITAVEMARASIVGQPVHLLSPLVPSTYLLVALAGIEFGDHQRFTLKWAVLVCVCILVAALLLGTFPMFSTL from the coding sequence ATGCTGACTTTCCTTGGCTTTGCCATGGTCATTACGTTCATGTACCTGATCATGACCAAGCGCCTGTCCGCGCTGATCGCCTTGATCCTGATCCCTATCCTGTTCGCGGTATTTGGTGGTTTTGCACCGAAGATCGGACCGATGATGCTCGAAGGCATCAGCAAACTCGCCCCCACCGGCGTGATGTTGATGTTCGCCATCCTCTACTTCGCGCTGATGATCGACTCCGGCCTGTTTGACCCGGCAGTGCGCAAGATCCTCAAGCTGGTCAAAGGTGATCCGCTCAAAGTCTCGGTCGGTACCGCAGTGCTCGCCCTGGTGGTGTCACTCGACGGCGACGGTGCAACCACGTACATGATTTGCGTAGCCGCGATGCTGCCGCTCTACAGCCGCATCGGTATGAGCCCACGGATCATGGCCGGCCTGATCATTCTGGCCGGTGGCGTGATGAACATGACCCCGTGGGGTGGCCCGACTGCGCGCGCTGCCAGTGCGCTGCATGTAGACCCTTCCGATATCTTTGTGCCCATGATTCCCGCCATGCTGGCCGGGGTAGTCGCCATTCTGGCCATTGCCTGGTTCTACGGTAAACGTGAACGCGCACGCCTGGGTGAACTGCACCTGCACGGAGATGAAATCGATCACAGCGAAATCAGCGTGTCGCAGTTCCCTGATGCCCGTCGTCCCAAACTGATCTGGTTCAACGGCCTGCTGACCCTGGCGCTGATGGTGACACTGATCGCGGGGCTACTGCCCCTGCCCGTGCTGTTCATGGTCGCGTTCAGCATCGCAATGGTCGTCAACTACCCTTGCCTGCAACAACAGAAAGACCGCGTCGCGGCGCATGCCGGCAGCGTATTGGCGGTGGTCGGGCTGATTTTCGCAGCAGGTATCTTTACCGGCATCCTGTCGGGCACCGGTATGGTCGATGCCATGTCGAAAAGCCTGCTGGGCGTCATCCCGCCAGCGCTCGGGCCTTACCTGGCGGTGATTACCGCACTGGTGAGCATGCCCTTCACCTTCTTCATGTCCAACGATGCGTTCTACTACGGCGTATTGCCGGTCCTGGCAGAAGCCGCCAGCCACTACGGTATTACCGCGGTAGAAATGGCCCGTGCCTCGATTGTTGGCCAGCCCGTGCATTTGCTCAGCCCGCTCGTACCTTCAACCTATTTGCTCGTGGCCCTGGCCGGTATCGAGTTTGGCGATCACCAGCGCTTCACTCTCAAATGGGCGGTTCTGGTCTGTGTGTGCATCTTGGTTGCGGCCTTGTTGCTGGGCACGTTCCCGATGTTCAGCACGCTGTAA